The genomic DNA GCCGATCATAGCCGAAATGACCACCATCGACAGAGAGAGCATCATGGTCTGGTTGATGCCGGCCATAATTGTAGGAATGGCAACAGGCAACTGAATTTTCCATAGCATCTGCATCGGTGTAGAACCGAAGGCCTCGCCGACTTCTACCAGATCTTGCGGGACCTGTCTGATACCCAGATCGGTCAAACGGATGATCGGCGGCATCGCAAAAATAACCGTTGCAAACACGGCGGGAATTTTGCCGATGCCAAAAAAGAGCAGAGCCGGAATGAGATAAACAAACGATGGCATTGTTTGCATGAAGTCTAGTATCGGCGATATAACGAGGTGGAACTTATGCTTACGCCCCGCTAAGATGCCCAGAGGGAAGCCGATGAGCATCGAGACAAGTGCCGATATAATCACCAAAATGAGGGTGTTTATAAAGGGGTCCCAAAGCTCTAAGTTATGGATGAACGCGAGACCGAGGATGGACCCAAGCGACAACTTCCAGCCGCTGGCTTTCCATGCGATGGCAGCGAAAAACAAAACAATAATCCACCAAGGCACCATCATCAGATAGTCTCTCATCGTATTAATGCCGTCGCCCGCCTGTTTTGAGAAGGCATCCAATGCTTGCCCAAAATTTGTCTGAAGCCATTTGACGGCGGCATCGATTATTTCAGCTAATGGGAATTTAGGCATTGTTTTCCCCCCTGTTTTCAGAATCAAGTGCGGCCAGAACCGCACCGCGGACAATAATACCCTTGAGCTTATTTTCCGCATTTACAACCGCCAGAGGCAGCTTGCTTTCGGCAATGACGCCCAACATATCCTTGATGGGGGTCTCTTCCTCAACGACCGGCCCAACGGCCAGTTCAATTTCGCTCAGGCTGGTGACTTTAGCGTCTCGCGCCGCAAGCGCCATCTCAACGGTGATAATTCCCTTGTGTTTCTTTTCTTTGTCAACAACAAAAACACTCGAGATACCAAATTCTTTCATGATGCGCAGTGCAACGCTGGGG from Oscillospiraceae bacterium MB24-C1 includes the following:
- a CDS encoding proline/glycine betaine ABC transporter permease codes for the protein MPKFPLAEIIDAAVKWLQTNFGQALDAFSKQAGDGINTMRDYLMMVPWWIIVLFFAAIAWKASGWKLSLGSILGLAFIHNLELWDPFINTLILVIISALVSMLIGFPLGILAGRKHKFHLVISPILDFMQTMPSFVYLIPALLFFGIGKIPAVFATVIFAMPPIIRLTDLGIRQVPQDLVEVGEAFGSTPMQMLWKIQLPVAIPTIMAGINQTMMLSLSMVVISAMIGAGGLGAGVLTAIGQLKNGMGFEYGIGVVIMAIILDRISQGVGNSLQTENKKN